The following are encoded together in the Cynocephalus volans isolate mCynVol1 chromosome 4, mCynVol1.pri, whole genome shotgun sequence genome:
- the EEF1G gene encoding elongation factor 1-gamma, translated as MAAGTLYTYPENWRAFKALIAAQYSGAQVRVLSAPPHFHFGQTNRTPEFLRKFPAGKVPAFEGDDGFCVFESNAIAYYVSNEELRGSTPEAAAQVVQWVSFADSDIVPPASTWVFPTLGIMHHNKQATENAKEEVRRILGLLDAHLKTRTFLVGERVTLADITVVCTLLWLYKQVLEPSFRQAFANTNRWFLTCINQPQFRAVLGEVKLCEKMAQFDAKKFAESQPKKDTPRKEKGSREEKQKPQAERKEEKKAAAPAPEEEMDECEQALAAEPKAKDPFAHLPKSTFVLDEFKRKYSNEDTLSVALPYFWEHFDKDGWSLWYSEYRFPEELTQTFMSCNLITGMFQRLDKLRKNAFASVILFGTNNSSSISGVWVFRGQELAFPLSPDWQVDYESYSWRKLDPGSEETQTLVREYFSWEGAFQHMGKAFNQGKIFK; from the exons ATGGCGGCTGGG ACCCTGTACACATACCCCGAAAACTGGAGAGCCTTCAAGGCCCTCATTGCTGCTCAGTACAGTGGGGCTCAGGTCCGCGTACTCTCCGCACCACCCCACTTCCACTTTGGCCAAACCAACCGCACCCCTGAATTTCTCCGCAAATTTCCTGCTGGGAAG GTTCCAGCATTTGAGGGTGATGATGGATTTTGTGTGTTTGAGAGCAATGCCATTGCCTACTATG TGAGCAATGAGGAGCTGCGGGGAAGTACTCCAGAGGCAGCAGCCCAGGTGGTGCAGTGGGTGAGCTTTGCTGATAGTGACATAGTGCCCCCAGCCAGTACTTGGGTGTTCCCCACCTTGGGCATCATGCACCACAACAAACAG GCCACTGAGAATGCAAAGGAGGAAGTGAGGCGAATTCTGGGGTTGCTGGATGCTCACCTGAAGACGAGGACTTTTCTGGTGGGCGAGCGAGTGACGCTGGCTGACATCACAGTTGTCTGCACCCTATTGTGGCTCTATAAACAG GTCCTGGAGCCTTCTTTCCGCCAGGCTTTCGCCAATACCAACCGCTGGTTCCTCACCTGCATTAACCAGCCCCAGTTCCGGGCTGTCTTGGGGGAGGTGAAACTGTGTGAGAAGATGGCCCAGTTTGATG CTAAAAAGTTTGCCGAGAGCCAGCCTAAAAAGGACACCCCACGGAAAGAGAAGGGCTCACGGGAAGAGAAGCAGAAGCCCCAAGCTGAgcggaaagaggagaaaaaggcagcTGCCCCTGCTCCTGAGGAAGAGATGGATGAATGTGAGCAGGCCCTGGCTGCTGAGCCCAAGGCTAAGGACCCCTTTGCTCACCTGCCCAAGAG tACCTTTGTGTTGGATGAATTTAAGCGCAAGTACTCCAACGAAGACACACTCTCTGTGGCGCTGCCATATTTTTGGGAACACTTTGATAAGGATGGCTGGTCCCTGTGGTACTCTGAGTACCGCTTTCCTGAAGAGCTCACCCAGACCTTTATGAGTTGCAACCTCATCACTG GAATGTTCCAGCGACTGGACAAGCTGAGGAAGAATGCCTTTGCCAGTGTCATCCTCTTTGGAACCAACAATAGCAGCTCCATATCTGGAGTCTGGGTCTTCCGAGGCCAGGAGCTTGCCTTTCCG CTGAGTCCAGATTGGCAGGTGGACTATGAGTCATATTCATGGCGGAAACTGGATCCTGGCAGCGAGGAGACCCAGACGCTGGTTCGAGAATACTTTTCCTGGGAGGGGGCCTTCCAGCATATGGGCAAAGCCTTCAATCAGGGCAAGATCTTCAAGTGA